Within the Oreochromis niloticus isolate F11D_XX linkage group LG14, O_niloticus_UMD_NMBU, whole genome shotgun sequence genome, the region CAGGATGATGAAAGGGATGCTTCAAGCCATGGGCCACCATGTACAGTGGAAGAGAGTGTACTCGTCGATGCACCGTTTGGACTCTGCTGGTATTTTCTCAAGAATGACAAGGCTGGGATTTGTGGTCCgaagcaggggcggatctagagaaatttttttagggtggcatgagggtggcaaagaaatcaaatggggtggcaaaatcaaagccttttttccccaaacacatatgcagggggttacatatggttaaaatgattcaaatgcagtaagtatacacgtttttcatataaatatagtctataacttaattattgtctgtagcccacataattaaacactttagttacataaaacagttttgatcttatgtactgtatagcctgtataataaataaatatgtagcccaataagtatacaACCCAGAAAggtacacaacatggggcggttcatttacaaacacaagtctaagtttcacactgttttttgttagaaatcaatcacaaaatgttagaaatctggactgtcatgaacaaaaatttaaacctaatttttcatgatttgttggattaacccactgaggtctgaaatacaactgcccatttttgactccttttgagtttacgtttgtatttcaccctcaaattgtttcattttatttttttccccttgccttgtttggtatcattcttttcagctcaactgaatttagttgttttttttcactgacatactgcattagtattactgatctgaaatcacacaaagaacttcaaatcctagtagtatttttttactgtaaaaaaacccacaggcatgttgagtaaatttttttaacttgaaatgcaaatataaaatgtacattttgtaaacatatacaactatttctctaaaaatgcagccaatacacctgccgtttttttcattttgtacaaccatttaaaaatattactaaaactaaaatgagagaacaatcaggtgttgcaataagatgtcccacaaatgatgtgtgccagtaaaaaaaaaaaaaaaaaaaaaatttgtccaccaaaagacagaggagaacagcacagggataaacctgcaggcctgacaacagcaggtgtatcactccgctggttttctacttagtgacagtgtttacattgcaaatgtgcctttgtggcattcattagtgccctcactgacacacaaaacaaaacgactacacaacagaactacacaacacaacacaacacactaagtaaaCACtccacgctaaacgtcacaaatctcccacatctaaaaactctctcgctctctctctctctctcactcgctcgctctgtctcgctgccgttactgTCACTCTAAAAACTCTCCcctctccctaaacaaccaaatcccacgtgttgactttttttttttttaattggttgacatggtacatttttccaccgataggaaagcggtggcttcttttcctttctttactgttttcgcgctgtccttagaaaacgcttaaaacacacacacacacataaaaaacgtgacgacagtatttagaaaaaagcatggcttatatatatattatcataactctggatttactggcctgtaattaaaatttaaaaactttgaagtccgaactttcaatgtgggctgaaatagagactcagcgtggctgcagcttgttgctatgtcagcttaaaacagtcatgtgatttgcaggtgcagcgtgtccgtggaccacagaagtttaataacactcaccttccttccatttccagagtgtaacatccaaccacctgtgtaaaatccgaaattcccatggtgttgttcaaaatgtgctctggcacaatcataaacatcgcttgctactgaaaacaagaaaaaacccGGTCCTGcaatgggctgaaccatttgttaatggtggagggggggaacactatgcaatatattcagttttagcatttatattcactgttgactgtaactacgctcaaactgttaatgctatcttattttaataaacaacactgtcatatgcaaaactggggtggcacttggggtggcaagggatcattttagggtggcagtTGCCAcgccatgccacccttctagatccgcccctggtcCGAAGGACATATTCAGTGCAAGGTCCTCTTTACTTGATGCATATAGACACAAACCATAAACTAATAAGGTAGGATGAAGTCTGACAATACTGCTAAATACTGAATTATGTTTTAtacctgttaatgccctagttgttgttttttgtcgtTCTTTTTACAGATTTGGCCTGGTGATATTCGGAGTGATAGATGGGTACTCAAGAAAGGTGATTTTTCACTTTCAAAATTGAGCTGAATGAGATGTTAATTGAAAAGTGAAATACTTGTGTTTTGGTCATAAAACTTACCATATACTGTAATATAGAGATCCTTCTGTAGAACAAAATGTTCCTaatctgtttatgtttgtcAGTATTTGGTGACTATAAATGCTTGGTAAACTAATTCTTCAAGTTgctaaaaggattttttttttttaccctttgcATTTGGGTGAATAGTTGATTACAAGTACTGCTACATCTCATGGCAGCTTGCTACCTTGGGAATTATGTAGCCTGCTTTTTTTCTTGTacttataaatataaaataaatgtacCAAGCTACAATACCTGATAAACATGTTTCTATCTTTAATTATAGTAACTTGACTTGACCAAGTTTCCACTTAATGATATTTACATCTCTAGATCATGTACCTGGGTGCTGCTGCCAACAACAGAGCATCAACTGCACTTGCTTTCTTCTTGGAGGCTGTACAAAAGTATGGCTTTCCATTGAGGTAAAATCTACACAAAATTAATTTTCACAATGATTGTGCAAATGTGTAAATAtgatcccccccccccttgATTAGCAGTGTAATTATTTTGACATGCAATATGTAAACTGTACCCTATATGATCAGTTGTTTATACATCCCCATACAGTTGTTTAAATGGTTCAAACATTTAGAATTCTTGAAAGGTGTGCTTATACAGAACTGCACACTGTTGAATGACCAAAACAATAAACTTCTAATAACCAGTCTAAagtaaaattatattaaaaacacaaaggctgcaATACATTTTAagagtgacttttttttttttagatttaaaacaaattGTACTGTCGATGTTTAATTTTGTTTCAGAGTTCGAGGGGATCAAGGGGTGGAAAATGTTGGAATAGCAAGATGCATGTTCACCATCCGGGGCTGTGGAAGAGGAAGCTTTCTGTCAGGCAAGAGTGTTCGCAACCAAAGGTATGTGTAGTATTTGTATAAATGTCCCAtggaaataagaaaaatgtTCTTATATATTTTTCAATTCAGTGAATTTATGGGTAAAATTCTGAAAACGTTGCCATATTTTGATGTTGAACAGAATAGAGCGCTTGTGGCGAGATGTGTGGATGGCTGTTTCAAGCGTGCACTATGAAACCCTTCACAACCTCGAGGATGAAGGCCTTCTGGATCCAACTGATGGTGTCCACATGTTTTGTGCCCAACATACATTTCTTCCACGTCTGCAGAGGGATCTGGATGTCTTTAGACAGGGTTGGGATAACCACCCTCTAAGGACAGAGAGGAATCTGTCCCCACAACAACTGTGGACACTGGGACTCCACCAGAATCCAGTTGATACTCCAGACACAGTGGAGGTACTAAAACAAATCTAAATTATACAATCCCTCTTTAATCAAGTTTCAAAAAGTGCACTTGGAGATGTTGAAAAAAACACGGTGTGCTGTCACTGCAGACTATCAGCTTTAAGTTGAGGGTATTTGCATCCAAATCAGTTAAAAGTTGTAGGAGTTACAACAGTCTGCATGTGTACCCCCCTCTTGTTAAGTTACCAAAAGTAATGAGACAGAACATTAATCATAACTGAAACTGGATCACAGAGACTTCAGCAGATGTTGGGCTTCATACCTGCTGATGCTCTGTCAGGCCTCTACTGCAACTGTCTTCACTTCCAGCTATTATTGAGGCATTTGCCCTTCAATTTTGTCTTCAGCAATGAAACACTGCTCCGTCAGATTCAGGTCAAGTGATTGACGTGGCCACTGCATAACATTCCACTTCTTTTaactatttgttttttttctgcagaatgCTTTAAGTGATTGTCCATCTGGACCATCAAGTGCTGCCTCATGAGTTTCGAAGCATTTGGCTGAATATGAGCAGATATATTGCCCAAAACACTTCAAAATTTATCCTGCTGTTTTTGTCAGGAGTTGCTTCACTAAATACAAGAATATCACATCACTGGCCATGGAACATCAGAGAAGCCAATTGTTCCATTACTTTTGGTCCCTTAAGTGGAAGGCACATATGAAAACAGTTCAAATACCTCTGCAGTTATAGCCAATCGTGTTAGTTTCATTTCAAATCCATTGCGTGGCATATAGAGCCAAAAGTAGAATTCCCATGTTCCAATATTTATGGAGCTGACTGTTTGTCTTGAATTTCCCAACACTGTTTTTGAATTGTCAtttgaaatatctttttttttttaatcatcacaGGAAATCGAGGATGCGTACTTGGATGTCAACTCTATTGGTGAGCTGGATGGGAGCAATCCTGGAGTAATTCTTCCATCTGTTGAATGTCCTCTATCTGAGGAGGACATGGCAAGACTAAGAGACACTGTCAATGTAACAAGGCCCTCTCAGTCACATGGCCAAGACATTTATTTGGATGTACTTAACTTTGTACTAACTCACCGTTCCTAGGCggcaacatttttattttgaattttcaaCCCAGAGAAGGTTCATGAATAGCTCAGACTTTTATTTGATGTGATAGACATGTAAAATGAACCTGCCAGGAAATTTTTATGTGAACACTCAAACATCACATTACAAACTATTTATTTTGTCTCTGGCACAGTTTTCAACAGTAAacctgtatgtttttgtgtgcttCATGCCACTCATTAAAGAACTCTGGCTGTCAATCTCCAACTTTGAAATGTGCTTCCTGAACATTAAATGGAAGGAGCAGCATTTTGAGTTACACCTCAAAACTATTGATAGACAATGCTATGCTTTACACGTTGTTAAATTCCTGGCCAAGATGAAaagcctccagcagaaccatTCTGAATTGACTATAGGACTTCATATGTTTCACAGGCAGGACAATGGTCTTAGCACAGGATGACACAACAGGATAGCAGATGCTGTGATTTCCAAAGTCAGCTTCACAATTGTGATTAAATTTTACCACCACAGCAAAGTCCTTCTTTTCTGAGGGGAGGAGAGGAACATGGCCTTGACCGGTGATCCATTGCAGAAACCTGGGAGGTGTGATAGATCTTGGGCCATCTTCGTCAGCTACATGTTCTTGACCTTCTGTTAGGATAAGAGTGAATTTTAAGACGTTTTGAAGAACCCTGGCCTTTTggacaaaaaaaatatctaaatatttgAATTCGATACAAGTGTAACTTTTGTCACAAAAACCTTAGAATATAATTTTGGAATGTGACAACTATAAACTAGACAAAAATAACCA harbors:
- the LOC109194630 gene encoding uncharacterized protein LOC109194630: MASSSNNTAGANNQEQLKREMLQRLLHKVSQVMHRQPLDVDYLQFVIDHEMVLLRSLSDQVEIPQSIINALIELSTVLSMEDVNQQTPSQMSVSEGKLGRPNYNVSPVQLQILTEMFLSITQIAKLLGISVRTVKRRLHEYGISIKQCYSTTSDEELDNLVRSIKTRTPHVGYRMMKGMLQAMGHHVQWKRVYSSMHRLDSAGIFSRMTRLGFVVRRTYSVQGPLYLMHIDTNHKLIRFGLVIFGVIDGYSRKIMYLGAAANNRASTALAFFLEAVQKYGFPLRVRGDQGVENVGIARCMFTIRGCGRGSFLSGKSVRNQRIERLWRDVWMAVSSVHYETLHNLEDEGLLDPTDGVHMFCAQHTFLPRLQRDLDVFRQGWDNHPLRTERNLSPQQLWTLGLHQNPVDTPDTVEEIEDAYLDVNSIGELDGSNPGVILPSVECPLSEEDMARLRDTVNVTRPSQSHGQDIYLDVLNFVLTHRS